A region of the Romboutsia hominis genome:
CACTTCAAGTAAAAGAAGAGATATCTAATATAGGTAGATTGAAGAAAATAAGATGTAGTGCTATATTTGGAAAACAACCTATGAAAGATCAAATAAAGGAGTTAAAGCAAAGAGTTCATATTGTAGTAGCAACTCCAGGAAGAATAATTGATCATATAAGTAGGGGTACAATTAACCTTGAAAGTATAAGATATTTTATAATTGATGAAGCAGATAAAATGCTTAAAAAAGGGTTTGTAGAAGATATGGAGTTTATATTTAATAGTATACCTAAAAATAGCATTAAAGGACTATTCTCAGCGACTATAGATAAAGATATAAAAAATATTTGCTTAGAATATATGAAAGATGCAGAAATGGTAGAAGTAAAAAATGAAAATTTATTAAATAATAAACAAATATCAGAAAAGACAGTCAAAGTAGAGGATAAAAAAAAGTATGATACTTTAAAAAATATAATATATTCTCAGGCTCCAGTATCAGTTATGATATTTTGCAATACAAAAGAAACTGTTACAAAACTTTATAAAAATTTAAAGGAAGATAGGTTTTTAGTAACAGAACTTCATGGTGATATGTCTCAAGACAAAAGAAATTTTACGATAAAAGATTTTAAAAATGGTAAGTTTAATATACTAGTAAGTACAGATGTAGCTGGTAGAGGTATACATATAGATGACATATCTTTAGTTATAAATTTTAATGTGCCTAGAGATAAAGAAAACTATATACATAGAATAGGTAGGACAGGTAGAAAAAAAAGCTTTGGAAAATCTATAACTATGGTAAATCAAAAAGATGAAAAGTAT
Encoded here:
- a CDS encoding DEAD/DEAH box helicase gives rise to the protein MNNKFESLKLNKDILKALYNLGYNSPSKVQSEVIPRLLRYENIIVKSKTGSGKTASFAIPICETVEVDNNNLQALIVVPTRELALQVKEEISNIGRLKKIRCSAIFGKQPMKDQIKELKQRVHIVVATPGRIIDHISRGTINLESIRYFIIDEADKMLKKGFVEDMEFIFNSIPKNSIKGLFSATIDKDIKNICLEYMKDAEMVEVKNENLLNNKQISEKTVKVEDKKKYDTLKNIIYSQAPVSVMIFCNTKETVTKLYKNLKEDRFLVTELHGDMSQDKRNFTIKDFKNGKFNILVSTDVAGRGIHIDDISLVINFNVPRDKENYIHRIGRTGRKKSFGKSITMVNQKDEKYMEEIEHYIGYKIEDLDDIKKEDIALGKAKFEENNKKVLKNRKNRNEEKKVHSEVTRLYLNAGKKKKIRVIDIVGALNSIEGINNEDIGVIEVQDLCSYVDILNHKGEIILKKYKEISVKKKMVKIKKDNR